The window CAGCAACGCGCCGTCAATGTCGGCCAGCGTCGCGACGTAGGCGCGAGATTGCTCAGTCCCGAACGTGTGCCCATACGTGGCGCTGAGCAGATGCAAAATGGTGATGACATGCTGAGTCAAATTGTCCACGGTGACCATTCTCCTGATTCGATTTCCTGCGCAACCTGCGCCAGCACGGCCCGGTTATGCGCCTCTCGCGCCATCGGGTCATTCTTGAAATTGGCGTGACCGTTGCCGTTGCCGTTCATCCGCTGCGTTAGCGGCAATAGCTCGCGGTCGATCATCGTCTGCACGTGGCCGGGCAACTTCGCCGGGTCGAGGATCGTCAAGCCCTGGGCCAGCATGTCATTGCGCACGGCCTGGACTTTCGCCTTCGCCACATCAACGTTTCGGCCGCAAGTGAGCCAGATGTCATTAAATGGCTTGAGCCAGTTGTCGCGGAAGGCATCGGATTTCCGCGACGGCGGTTTGCGTTTGGTCAGTTCCTCCCAGAACTCAATGAGTTCTGCGATTGCCTCCCTTGCTCGTTGCAGCGCTTCCCCGTCCGAGTCATCGTCATCAGGCGCGGCGCTCCCCTCGCGCGCATATATATACTTAATGGGGTCTACTTCTTTTGGTCCTATTAATGGAAGAGACCCCACCTGGTGAAATTCTGGTTTCATGTGGTGAAATTCTGGTTTCATGTGGTGAAATTCTGGTTTCATGTGGTGAAGATTTTCTTCATGTGGTGAAATTACACTTTCATCAGGTGAAATTTCAGGCTCCGAAATCGAGGCTGTTTCAACGTCGGGAAGGGCCACTTCGTAGACCTTGCGACCATCAATTTTGCTCTTGATAAGCCACCCTATTTGCTCCAGTCGGTTACGCGCTTGCGACGCCTTGCCGATGCTCATGCCGGTCGACTCGGCGATGGATTCGAGCGTTTCCCAGCACTGCCCGCGTCGCCAGACACGTATCAAAAGCCGCGTCTCATAAGGGTCAAGGTCGCTGTCATCCAGTGCCCGGAAAAAGTCAATGGCCTTCATGATTGCGTCACTCCGGCACCGTCTCGGCCCCGGCCGCTTCCAGATGCCGGGCGGCAACCTGTAATCTGACCGTCGCCTCCAGCAGATCGCGCTCCAGCCCGACACGGGTATATTCCCCGCGCTGGATACGCTTCAACAGCCGTTCCAACTGCATCGCGGCCGTCGTTATTTCCTCGGCCGCGCGATCTCTGTGAACTCGCATCGCATTGGGCCACGGTCGTTTTTCTGTCATTCATAACCCCTCACTCTCTGCGCGCCGAGCGCGGACATAACGGTAAATGTCGCCTACAGCCGGGAACAATCCCGACGCCGCAAACAGCACAAACAGCACCGCCGCGATCTGCCAACCGACAACAAAAGAGGCCGCGGCCAGCGTCACTCCCACGCCGACCACGACCTCCAGCCACACATAGCCGTCATTCAGACCGCGCCGGTGCAACTCGTGAATGATGTAATTGAACCCGATACCGAACACGAACAGGCCCAGCGCCACGACGGTCAGCGCGTCCCAATTCACGCCCGGATCGGCTCCCAATTGGCTCCCGTTTTCGAGAAAGTCGAAAACGAATGTATTCTGTAGATAGTTCATCCATTCCACTCTGGCCGGAAAAAAGGCCGGCCACCATCCAGACGGTTGGGACGCTGCGAACGTCCCAACCGTTTACCCATGCCGCAAGGAGGCCCACATGACCCCTCGCATTCTTCCTGATAGACTTTCTGTGGCCGTGACCGCGTTCCTGGCCGAGAAACAGACCGAGCTATCCCCCTACTCCGTCCAACACCTGCGGAGCAGCCTCGTCCCCCTGGTCGATGCGCTGGACGATCCTCCCCTCGCCGCCATCACCTACGACGACCTGCGCGCCTACGCCGACGGCCTGCGCCGTAAGTACAAGCCGGGCACAATCAAGCCGACAGTCGGTGACATTCGCCAGTTCTTTGGTTGGTGCAAAGAGCGGAAGAAACGGAAAGGCAACCCGGCCAAACGGCTTAAACCGCCGTCGCGCCGCGTCGTAGTCGAATCGGCCGAACCGAAGGTCCCGCCGGAAGAAGGAATCCGGCGGCTATTTGACCATCTGGCCGCTCACCTGACCCGCGTCGTCTATCGCGATCTATTCGGGAATCTGTGCGCCGCGCCTTCCGACGAATGGCGCTACGACGAACGGCAAACCGTGCGCGACTTACTTGTCTTGTCTTTTCTCTACGAAACAGGGGCTAGGGCCGGGGAACTGTGGCGGCTGGGCAGCCGGGCAATGGACTTGGCAGTAGCCACGCCGGGGCCGGTCTACTGCGCTTCGTCCACCGGCAAAACTGGGGACACGCGGCTACGGTTTACCCGCGCCACGGCCGAATTGTGGTCAATTTGGCAGTTGGTCCGACCGACCGGATGCGAAGAGTTTGCCGTTGTCGGCTGGAAGATCGGCCGCCCGCCCACACCCATGAGCACCCAGACAATCTCAAAAACGATTGCCCGGCGATGTAAACGCGCCGCCGTCGCCCCCTTCCGCGCCCACGCGCTCAGGCATGCAAAAATCCGTAGGGGTGTGGACGCGGTAGGATTGGAGGCGACAAGCCGACTCATCGGCCACGGCAGCGCCGTCATCACGGCTGCCTATGCCGTGGCCGGCGAGCGCGAGTTAAACGACGCGGCCCTGGCGACGGGACTACACGGCCGACTTTGGACGTAGCCAAAGCGGGCGCGTAGGGCGCACGGTTCACATCCGTGAGGTCGCGGGTTCGAGTCCCTCCGCGCCCATCAATCTTTTTCCCTTCCCACCGGCCAATTTATTCTCCACGGCGTATGCCGACCACGTGCGACAGCGGCAATGCGAACAGAATGCCGCTATGCGGCCTGGTCAAATCGCCCACCACCGCTTCGGTCGCGGCGATCAGCTTTTCCACCATCGCCTCGCCTTCCACGATGGAAAAGAGCGTGCGATGGTGTTCCTCGCGGGCGTGGAACATGGCGCGCAGGCTGGGCATCAGGGGCATATCATCCCGCAACCCCTCTTTCCGGCGAATGCGCGCCAGGCCGGTGGTCTCGATGATCGTGATGCCGCCCGCCCCGGCCTGATCCCACGCATCCAGCACGTCGGACGAAAGATTCACGTCATCCAGAACGAGAGATACCAGGTAGTACATAGAATTAATTTCCTTGTCGCCTAGGAGGCGTCGCCCTCGGACAACGGGATAAAATCAGCCTTGTCGCCGGGCGCGCGGTTGTGGCCGGCGGGTTTGTTCTCGCCGCGATAGACCAAGCGCAGCAGCAACGGCGTCACCAGCGTGGCGATGATGACCATGAAAACGACGACGGAGAAAGCTTCATCGCTCATCAGGGCTTGCGACAGGGCGAAGGAAGCCACGATGAGGCCCACCTCGCCGCGCGAAATCATGCCGATGCCCAGTCGTAGCGCATCCAGCCGGTTGAACCCGGCGGCCAGCGCCCCGCCGCCGCTGCCGATGATCTTGCTGACCACGGCCACCACGGTCAGGACGATGGCGAATAGCCACAGTTCGCCGCTGATCGTGCGCAGGTTGGCTTGCAAACCGATGTTGACCAGAAACACGGGCACGAACAGGCTGTAGGCCATGGCCGAAATGCCCTCTTCGATTTGGCTGACCAAAGGCGTCCGCGCTAGAAAGAGGCCGGCCATGAACGCGCCGGTGATGGCCGCCACGCCGCCGAAGGCCTCCGACAGCCAGGCAAAGAGCAGGCAGGCCACCAGCGCGAAGGTGGTGATGGCCTGGCTGATGGGCAAATCGCTGACCCGACGCAGCAGCGGCGGCAACACATAGAAGCCGACGGCCGAGGCCGCCGCCAGAAAAACGACCATGCGCACCACGATGAGCAGCAGCCCGCCGCCCGCGCCGCCGGCCACCAGCAGCGCCGAGGCCGTGGACAGCAACAGCACCACCAGGATGTCATCGAAGACGGCCGCGCCCAACAGGGCAATGCCCACCTTGCTGCGCAACACGCCCAACTCCATGAGCGTCCGGGCCGAGATGCTGACGCTGGTGGCCGACAGCGCCAGACCGATGAACACCGCCTCGGTCTGGCCCAGACCGAATAACAGGGCCGTCGCGTAGCCGCCCAGCAGGGGCAGGATGACGCCCAGCGTGCCGGCCAGCGCCGCCACCTTGCCCGACTTGATCAGCTCGTCCAGCTCCAGTTCCAGCCCGGCCAGAAACATCAGCAACAGGACGCCGATCTCGCCGAACAGGGTCAGCGACTCTTCGAGGTGGGTGTCGCCGGCGAACCAGGGCACGATGTGGAACAGGTTCAGCACCGTCGGCCCCAGGAGAAGGCCGACGAGCAATTCGCCCAGCACCGCCGGCTGGCCGAGCCGCGCGCTGACGTAGCCCCCGGCCTTAGCGGCGATGATGACGATGACGACGGCCAGCAGGAAGTTCAACAATGGCGACATGCCGTTAGCCTCGCTCAATGACCTGTAAGGTGACGGTGTCGCCCACGCGCCGCAGGGCCACCCGGTCGCCGTGGCGGATGAAGCGGGTGGGGTCGGTATCGAAGCTGCAGGCATAGGGGATGCCTTCCAGCGAGCAGGCGGGCGCGGTTTGTTGATCGATCTCGCTATTCACCACGGCGATGGGGCCGACGCCGCGATAATACAACTCCAGCACCACGTAGGGGGCCACGCTGGAGCCGGTGCCGCGGGGGAAGATGGCGATCTTGCCGGCCAGACTTTGGCCGTCGGCCGGGTGGCCCTCTTCCTCAATGACGCCGGTCTGCCGGTTGACATAACCCAGGAAAGTGATCGGCGTGTCGGTGACGAACGCCTCGCCGATGATCTCGTAGTCAGCCTGCGACGGCAGGCCGCGGCCCAGGGCGGTTGTGACGGCCGCCGGTTCATCGGCCGGTTTGGTTGGCGCGGGTTGGGCCGGCTTGGGGGCCGGGGAGGCCGGGTGGATGTTCGGAGCAACCGGTGGGTGCGCTTGCTCGTTCAAAACCTGCTCGCCCGCCGCCAGGGCAATACAATCGGCCAGACGCATGACCGAGGTGGGAATGCCGTTCAGGCCGGACTTGATGTAATGTTCAGCCTTCATCGAGTTGGTCAGGATGTGGCTGACCCAGCTTTGGTCATAGGGCACCACTTCGGGGCAGGTGTTCTCCAGCAGCAGCGCTCCACTGCCGGTGATGGCCGCGGCCAGGCCGGTCTTCTCGGCGATGGCCTTCGACGTGGCCGAGGTGAACACCCACAGCGGCGGCGGTTGGCCGGGGGCGGCCGGGTCGGCCCCCACCTGGCGGCCGCGCAACAGGGCGGCGATGGCCCGCAATTCGCCGATGGAGGCCTGCGGGCAGCCGAGGACGATCAGGGAGATGGGCGCGGCCGGGTGCAGCTCGGCGTAGCGCCCGGCCAGTTCGTCCGGCCCGAACGTCAACTGATCCTGAACGTCGGTTGGGAGCGCCTCAGCGGTGTCCACCAGATAGAGCAGGGGGCAGCCATAGTTGGCCGCCGCCGCGCTCAGGGCCTTGCGCTGCTCGTGGGTCAAGTCGGCCGGCAAGCCAGTGATGGCCGGGATGGGGCCATAGGGCATGCGCCAGCCGGGGCGGCGCTGCTTGCCGATCCAGTCGCCCAGGAGGGAAAAGTCGGTGGGGTCGGCGAGCGGCGCGGTGACGGTGACGGCCAGATTCGGCCGGCGCGCCGCCTCATCGAGCAGGCCGTAGTCGGGCGCGTAGCCGGTCAGGGCGCAGGCCAGCGCCGACAGCCCCGATTCGCGGTTGGTGCGCAAATCGCAATAGGAGTTGGCGAAACAGATGGCGTTCGATTCGGCCCAGGCGGCGGCCACACCGGGCTGGAGCGCGGGCAAGACATCATCCCACTCGTAGGGCACGCAGGATTGGATGGCCCGCACGCCCAGGCGGACGTAGGCGGCGACGATCTGGCGATGGTGATCCAGAAAATCGGGCACGGCGATGCGCATGGCCGGAAATTGGGCCTCGTCGCAGCCGGCGGCGTTGAGGGTGGTGGGCACGGCCACGCCCGCGCCGGGGTCTTCGGCCAGCCGGGCCAGGAACAGCCGCAAACCCAGCCCGCCGGTCAGCGGCGACACGCCCGACAGGTGGGCGCTGCCGATGGGCGTCAGGCGCTCGGCCCCGGCCATGGCCGCCAGGTCGAGCAGCAGGCGCATACCCATCTGCCGGGCGCGGCCTTGCTCGCCGGCCAGCATCGCGCGTTGGTCTTCGTTTAGCGTCATTGTCATGGTGATTAGAGATAGCGGCTCAGGTCAACCCGGCCATATTCGCCGCGCTCATATTTGGCGCGGTCGGCATCCCAGGGGATGGTGCAATCCAGCCCCATCTTGGCCGTCAGGCTCTTGCGGCCGGGGACGTGGCTGCCCGACGGGTCGAGCGAACTGCCGGGTTGATTCGCATAGACATATAGGTCACGGTCGGCCTGGAAGCGGGTTGCCAGCGCCCACTCCACCTGGGCCGGGTCGTAGATGTCCACGTCGCTATCGACGACCCAGACGTGTTTGAGCGAGCCATGGCCGCGAAAGGCGGCTTCGATGGCGCGGCGGCCGTCGTCCGGCCCCTGCTTATCGATTTGTACCACGGCGTGG is drawn from Candidatus Promineifilum breve and contains these coding sequences:
- a CDS encoding helix-turn-helix domain-containing protein — encoded protein: MKAIDFFRALDDSDLDPYETRLLIRVWRRGQCWETLESIAESTGMSIGKASQARNRLEQIGWLIKSKIDGRKVYEVALPDVETASISEPEISPDESVISPHEENLHHMKPEFHHMKPEFHHMKPEFHQVGSLPLIGPKEVDPIKYIYAREGSAAPDDDDSDGEALQRAREAIAELIEFWEELTKRKPPSRKSDAFRDNWLKPFNDIWLTCGRNVDVAKAKVQAVRNDMLAQGLTILDPAKLPGHVQTMIDRELLPLTQRMNGNGNGHANFKNDPMAREAHNRAVLAQVAQEIESGEWSPWTI
- a CDS encoding tyrosine-type recombinase/integrase; amino-acid sequence: MTPRILPDRLSVAVTAFLAEKQTELSPYSVQHLRSSLVPLVDALDDPPLAAITYDDLRAYADGLRRKYKPGTIKPTVGDIRQFFGWCKERKKRKGNPAKRLKPPSRRVVVESAEPKVPPEEGIRRLFDHLAAHLTRVVYRDLFGNLCAAPSDEWRYDERQTVRDLLVLSFLYETGARAGELWRLGSRAMDLAVATPGPVYCASSTGKTGDTRLRFTRATAELWSIWQLVRPTGCEEFAVVGWKIGRPPTPMSTQTISKTIARRCKRAAVAPFRAHALRHAKIRRGVDAVGLEATSRLIGHGSAVITAAYAVAGERELNDAALATGLHGRLWT
- a CDS encoding cation:proton antiporter, with protein sequence MSPLLNFLLAVVIVIIAAKAGGYVSARLGQPAVLGELLVGLLLGPTVLNLFHIVPWFAGDTHLEESLTLFGEIGVLLLMFLAGLELELDELIKSGKVAALAGTLGVILPLLGGYATALLFGLGQTEAVFIGLALSATSVSISARTLMELGVLRSKVGIALLGAAVFDDILVVLLLSTASALLVAGGAGGGLLLIVVRMVVFLAAASAVGFYVLPPLLRRVSDLPISQAITTFALVACLLFAWLSEAFGGVAAITGAFMAGLFLARTPLVSQIEEGISAMAYSLFVPVFLVNIGLQANLRTISGELWLFAIVLTVVAVVSKIIGSGGGALAAGFNRLDALRLGIGMISRGEVGLIVASFALSQALMSDEAFSVVVFMVIIATLVTPLLLRLVYRGENKPAGHNRAPGDKADFIPLSEGDAS
- a CDS encoding aconitase X, giving the protein MTLNEDQRAMLAGEQGRARQMGMRLLLDLAAMAGAERLTPIGSAHLSGVSPLTGGLGLRLFLARLAEDPGAGVAVPTTLNAAGCDEAQFPAMRIAVPDFLDHHRQIVAAYVRLGVRAIQSCVPYEWDDVLPALQPGVAAAWAESNAICFANSYCDLRTNRESGLSALACALTGYAPDYGLLDEAARRPNLAVTVTAPLADPTDFSLLGDWIGKQRRPGWRMPYGPIPAITGLPADLTHEQRKALSAAAANYGCPLLYLVDTAEALPTDVQDQLTFGPDELAGRYAELHPAAPISLIVLGCPQASIGELRAIAALLRGRQVGADPAAPGQPPPLWVFTSATSKAIAEKTGLAAAITGSGALLLENTCPEVVPYDQSWVSHILTNSMKAEHYIKSGLNGIPTSVMRLADCIALAAGEQVLNEQAHPPVAPNIHPASPAPKPAQPAPTKPADEPAAVTTALGRGLPSQADYEIIGEAFVTDTPITFLGYVNRQTGVIEEEGHPADGQSLAGKIAIFPRGTGSSVAPYVVLELYYRGVGPIAVVNSEIDQQTAPACSLEGIPYACSFDTDPTRFIRHGDRVALRRVGDTVTLQVIERG